A single Gambusia affinis linkage group LG20, SWU_Gaff_1.0, whole genome shotgun sequence DNA region contains:
- the LOC122823358 gene encoding gastrula zinc finger protein XlCGF57.1-like: MKEVEYAHQNRSESLPLEDQVQKKCHGVHQQQDVGRNQTAENQHLWGKKNEISWKVSLGQQDAFPFYIKEEEEEHWISQEGDELLGGDEAEYAKFPINVIVKDEEEPESSQLHQSQTNTRETEPPTSSSFKWIKTETDGEDWGHLELISKSDPNNFKINKHRMAADSLENEASENEDNHCYNNWHGPIAGTENRWKGSQLAEAGMNSDAGCNASKKVFSCSECGKQFLDEQSLRRHMRRNTEKNSSDCSVIQKCSEVKKNADSQAKVHTGKKNFSCEICGKTFRDHFSLTSHIRVHTGEQPFGCDVCGKRFKHQHDVKKHMRVHTGEMPFCCEVCGKRFKHQHNLKTHMRIHTGEKPYVCDICGKRSRFQHNLKTHMIIHTGERLFDCDLCGKKFTCKKSLKAHESVHTGEKPHSCEICGKSYKRKTHLRTHMTSHTEERPFGCEVCGKRFNRKTYLETHMAVHTGEKPYSCDFCGKRFTRKTHLDSHIIVHTGEKPFGCAVCGQEFTQQGSLDRHMTLHLG; the protein is encoded by the exons atgaaggaAGTGGAATATGCTCATCAGAACAGATCTGAAAGTCTGCCTTTAGAGGACCAAGTGCAGAAGAAATGCCACGGCGTCCATCAGCAGCAGGATGTTGGTAGAAATCAAACGGCTG aaaacCAGCATCTTTGGGGGAAGAAAAACGAGATTTCTTGGAAAGTCAGTCTGGGGCAACAGGATGCATTCCCTTTCTAcataaaggaggaagaggaggaacatTGGATCAGTCAGGAAGGAGACGAGCTGCTTGGAGGAGATGAAGCTGAATATGCAAAATTCCCCATCAATGTAATAGTGAAGGATGAAGAGGAACCTGAGTCTTCACAGCTTCATCAGAGCCAAACCAACACCAGAGAGACAGAACCTCCAACCAGCAGCTCATTTAAAtggattaaaacagaaactgatggAGAGGACTGGGGCCATCTGGAACTTATCTCAAAGAGCGatccaaataatttcaaaataaataaacaccgAATGGCTGCAGACTCCCTAGAGAATGAGGCCAGCGAAAATGAGGATAATCACTGTTATAATAACTGGCATGGACCTATAGCAGGGACTGAAAATCGATGGAAGGGAAGCCAGTTAGCTGAGGCAGGCATGAACAGCGATGCAGGCTGTAATGCTTCCAAAAAGGTCTTCAGTTGCTCAGAGTGTGGTAAACAGTTTCTGGACGAGCAGTCTCTAAGGAGACACATGAGAcgcaacacagaaaaaaattcgTCAGACTGTTCGGTTATTCAGAAATGCTCCGAAGTGAAGAAAAATGCAGATTCACAGGCCAAAGTCCACACCGGGAAGAAAAACTTCAGCTGCGAGATATGTGGCAAAACTTTCCGAGATCATTTCAGCCTTACATCTCACATCAGAGTGCACACGGGAGAGCAGCCGTTTGGTTGTGATGTATGCGGTAAAAGATTTAAGCACCAGCATGACGTGAAGAAACACATGAGAGTCCACACAGGAGAGATGCCTTTTTGCTGCGAagtttgtggaaaaagattCAAGCACCAGCATAATCTGAAGACACATATGAGAATCCACACGGGGGAGAAGCCCTATGTTTGTGATATTTGTGGGAAAAGATCAAGGTTTCAGCACAACCTAAAGACGCACATGATAATCCACACGGGAGAGCGTCTGTTTGACTGTGATCTTTGCGGGAAAAAGTTTACGTGTAAGAAAAGCCTTAAGGCGCACGAGTCGGTCCACACCGGAGAAAAACCGCACAGCTGCGAGATTTGTGGTAAAAGTTATAAACGGAAAACACACCTCAGGACTCACATGACGTCCCACACTGAGGAAAGGCCTTTTGGCTGTGAAGTTTGCGGCAAAAGATTTAACCGTAAGACATACCTTGAAACGCACATGGCGGTCCACACAGGCGAGAAACCTTATAGCTGCGATTTCTGTGGTAAAAGATTTACCAGAAAAACGCATTTGGATTCACACATTATAGTTCATACAGGAGAAAAACCGTTTGGCTGTGCCGTCTGTGGGCAGGAATTCACCCAACAGGGAAGTTTAGACCGGCATATGACATTACACCTAGGCTAA
- the LOC122823359 gene encoding gastrula zinc finger protein XlCGF57.1-like, whose protein sequence is MKEVDYVNQSSIESLALENKVRMKQLGDHQPQDVCRNESADVNHHPLNTEEVPWSPSLDEQNPDGPFIKEELEESWISQEGEQLETEYINFPLNIVVKSEDDNEEESEYSQLHESQTLDPREAECPTTSSVKWIKTETDGDCGQLELVWKPGPNNFKLGSERKTAESSETDVSEDDGYDDWQQPLTEKESGWKGACGANIKGSETMPNPNSQTKVHTGKKNFSCDECGKTFRDQFSLKSHIRVHTGEQPFVCDVCGKRFKHQHDVKKHMRVHSEEQPFVCEVCGKGFKHQHNLKTHMRIHTGEKPYVCTICGKTARHQNNLRTHMIVHGGEQPFSCDICGKKFNRQTNLKAHKVVHTGEKPHSCEICGKSYKRRTHLRGHMTTHSEERPFGCEVCGKRFNRKTYLDTHMVVHTGEKPYSCDFCGKTFSRKTHLDSHINVHMGGQPFGCPVCGEEFLQQKSLDQHMPLHFI, encoded by the exons atGAAGGAAGTGGATTATGTTAATCAGAGCAGCATTGAAAGTCTGGCGTTAGAGAACAAAGTGCGGATGAAACAGCTTGGAGATCACCAGCCGCAGGATGTTTGCAGAAACGAATCCGCAG ATGTCAACCATCATCCTCTGAATACAGAAGAGGTTCCTTGGAGCCCCAGTTTGGACGAGCAGAACCCAGACGGCCCCTTCATAAAGGAAGAACTTGAGGAAAGTTGGATAAGTCAGGAAGGAGAGCAGCTAGAGACTGAGTACATCAACTTCCCGCTTAATATTGTTGTGAAGAGTGAAGATGATAATGAAGAGGAATCAGAGTACTCACAGCTTCATGAAAGTCAAACGTTAGACCCCAGAGAGGCAGAGTGTCCGACCACCAGCTCTGTCAAGtggattaaaactgaaactgacgGAGATTGTGGACAACTGGAACTTGTCTGGAAGCCTGGtccaaataatttcaaattagGTTCAGAAAGAAAGACTGCAGAATCCTCTGAGACCGATGTCAGCGAAGATGATGGTTATGACGACTGGCAGCAACCTttgacagagaaagaaagtgGTTGGAAGGGAGCCTGCGGAGCTAATATCAAAGGTTCTGAAACGATGCCTAATCCAAATTCACAGACCAAAGTCCacacaggaaagaaaaacttcagcTGTGATGAATGTGGCAAAACATTCAGAGATCAGTTTAGTCTTAAATCTCACATCAGAGTCCACACAGGAGAGCAGCCGtttgtttgtgatgtttgtggaaaaagattTAAGCACCAGCACGACGTGAAGAAACATATGAGAGTCCACTCTGAGGAGCAGCCATTTGTTTGTGAAGTTTGTGGTAAAGGATTCAAGCATCAGCACAATCTGAAGACGCACATGAGAATCCACACGGGGGAAAAGCCCTATGTTTGTACCATCTGCGGTAAAACAGCAAGGCATCAGAATAACCTGCGAACGCATATGATAGTTCACGGAGGAGAACAGCCGTTTAGTTGTGATATTTGCGGTAAAAAGTTCAACCGGCAGACAAATCTTAAGGCGCACAAAGTGGTCCACACCGGAGAGAAACCACATAGCTGCGAGATCTGTGGCAAAAGTTACAAACGTAGAACACACCTTAGGGGTCACATGACCACACACAGTGAGGAAAGGCCTTTTGGCTGTGAAGTTTGCGGCAAAAGATTTAACCGTAAAACATACCTGGATACACACATGGTGGTCCATACAGGCGAGAAGCCTTATAGCTGTGATTTCTGTGGGAAAACTTTCTCCCGAAAAACTCATCTAGATTCACACATCAACGTACATATGGGGGGGCAACCTTTTGGTTGCCCTGTCTGTGGTGAAGAATTCCTCCAACAGAAAAGTTTGGACCAACACATGCCTTTACACTTTATATAA